In Chryseobacterium salivictor, the DNA window TTTTTCCGTCTTTATAAAGAAGGAATCTGTAATGCTCAATAGTTTTTCCATTAGCATAATTAATCATATGATAGTTATCTTTACCGATAGTCCAGCCGGGATATGCTGATGCGATAGATTGGGACACGGCTGATGGCGGAGGAATATTTTTTATATTTTCTACAGTGCTCATCAATTTACCGTCTCCATCCAAATTGGCGACAAGTTTTTTATTCTTTGAAGAAATTGTTATCTGATAACTATCTATATCGGAAAGGTCTACATCGTTATTCACATATACATTTCCCGCTACATAATCAATAGGGACCGCGTTATAACCTTCCACAACGTAATTCGGAAAATTTGTTTCAATTGATTTAAGGACAACTTCCGGAACGTCTCCTCTTTTCAGGACAGCACTGTAAAGAACTTCTCTATCTTGTGCGTAGGATTGAAAACCCAATCCTATCATCGCTAAAATTAAAATTGACTTTTTCATTTTTTTAGAATTTAATTATGATGATTTATTAAAACTTATTTTATCAGAAAGACCGAACGCTACTTTATAAGCGCAACACCTAATTTTTTTAAACCAGCTAAAATGAAGTCTAATATTTTCGGTGTAAACCATTAAAAGAGATTTTTTAATGACAGCAAACCTGCTATATGAGAAAAATGTTATAAAAAAAACTTACCGGTATTTTTTCAAAATAGTAAGAATATCCGCGATCTGGAATCATTTTATCTTCTTCTACCTGAACCCTGCGGCATTCTGCTTTCGAAAGAACGTGCCGGACTTCTCATTTCAGGCATACGCTCTATATTTTGTCGTTGGGTAGCTCTATCTACAGGAGGCATTCTCTGTTCTTCTGTATTATAAATTTGACGTCTTCTTTCTGATAATGGTGATGTTCGGACCTCCATATTTTGGTTTCGAGGGGCTTTCTCTAAAGAACGTGTTTTTCTGGCCTCCCTATTTTGATCTTGCCGATTATTCTCAATTAATTGTGAATTTCTATTATTATTGTTTTGTTGCCTGAAGTTTTCTTCTCCTGTTCTCATTGGAGCATTGTCAATATTCATCCTTCTAAAAACCGGGGGTTGCGGATGAACTACGGCTGGACGATAGAGATGTAAATTATTACCTTCTCTTTTTGCCGGTATTATTTTCGCCGCTGATTTAATTGATACAGGAGTGATTCGCCGGCTGGTGTATTCTTCAACATTTTTTAATTCCGGTCCGTGAGAATAATATTGATTATGGATAAATGTTCTGTTAAAATTATTAAGCGTGTGGATTCTATTTACGAAAGTATTATCTCTGCTTCGATCTTCAGCGAATCTGGATACATCTCTGTCATAAATATGATTTCTTCGAACAATATTCCAGTAAAAAGCATTAGGTCTCCAGTTATAATAAGCCAAACCTACATTTACAAGAGGCCCCAAAGGTGCCCAGGCATAATAATCATCGACTTCTCCCCAAGTTACCCAAGCCGGAGACCACTCATAACCGGGAATCCATAACCATCCATATAGAGGATCGTACAACCAGCGGCCATAATGAAAAGGTGCCCAACCCCAATCATAATTGGAAACCCAAGCCCAACCATCGGTGGTGTATTCCCAGCTTCCATTAGTTAAATAAGGTCGGAAATCTCCATCGACATTGGGGCTCCAGACATGCTCATAGCCTGGATACTCAATCCAGTGTCCATAGGGAGAAAGTTCATCATAAAAAGTTTGGTAGGTAATCGTTGCAGAAATTCGTGACTGCGCAGAAACGCAGGTCATGCCAAAATTGGCATAAATCGCTATAAATAATGCGAATGTGAAAACAGTTTTAAATAATTTTTTCAATGTACTCGCACTTGTGTTCTTTGTTTTCATTGTTTTAAATTATTTATATTTCAACCGCTATCAGAATATCATTCATCAACTATTATTATTCTAAATTGTATGATCAAGCATGTGTGATTACAACTTATAGAATTACCTCTTTATTTAGACCGTAATCGCTATTGACATTCAAAGGTGAATAATTCTATACTTAAATCCAT includes these proteins:
- a CDS encoding DUF6600 domain-containing protein, which gives rise to MKTKNTSASTLKKLFKTVFTFALFIAIYANFGMTCVSAQSRISATITYQTFYDELSPYGHWIEYPGYEHVWSPNVDGDFRPYLTNGSWEYTTDGWAWVSNYDWGWAPFHYGRWLYDPLYGWLWIPGYEWSPAWVTWGEVDDYYAWAPLGPLVNVGLAYYNWRPNAFYWNIVRRNHIYDRDVSRFAEDRSRDNTFVNRIHTLNNFNRTFIHNQYYSHGPELKNVEEYTSRRITPVSIKSAAKIIPAKREGNNLHLYRPAVVHPQPPVFRRMNIDNAPMRTGEENFRQQNNNNRNSQLIENNRQDQNREARKTRSLEKAPRNQNMEVRTSPLSERRRQIYNTEEQRMPPVDRATQRQNIERMPEMRSPARSFESRMPQGSGRRR